One segment of Pseudobythopirellula maris DNA contains the following:
- a CDS encoding DJ-1/PfpI family protein, with protein MPKKVLLIVGDFVEDYEVMAPFQMLGMVGLEPLAVCPDKRAGDFVTTAIHDFEGHQTYSEKRGHNFRLNATFADISADDFAGLLIPGGRAPEYLRVDERVLALVRAFFAAGKPVAATCHAAQLLAAAGVIEGRRLQAYPACRPDVELAGGVWDEPSEGLDSVCVDGNLVTAPAWPANGPWVRAFVEQLGVTISC; from the coding sequence ATGCCCAAAAAAGTCTTGCTCATCGTTGGCGACTTCGTCGAGGACTACGAGGTGATGGCGCCCTTCCAGATGCTCGGCATGGTCGGCCTCGAGCCGCTGGCCGTTTGTCCCGACAAGCGGGCGGGCGACTTCGTGACGACGGCGATCCACGACTTCGAGGGCCACCAGACGTACAGCGAGAAGCGAGGACACAACTTCCGGCTCAACGCCACGTTCGCCGACATCAGCGCCGACGACTTCGCCGGCCTGCTGATCCCCGGCGGCCGGGCGCCGGAGTACCTGCGTGTCGACGAGCGGGTGCTCGCCTTGGTGCGGGCGTTCTTCGCCGCCGGCAAGCCGGTCGCCGCCACCTGCCACGCCGCCCAGCTGCTGGCCGCGGCGGGAGTGATCGAGGGCCGCCGCCTGCAGGCCTACCCGGCGTGCAGGCCAGACGTGGAGCTGGCGGGCGGCGTGTGGGACGAACCTTCCGAGGGCCTCGACAGCGTCTGTGTCGATGGCAATCTCGTTACCGCGCCGGCGTGGCCGGCGAATGGGCCATGGGTGCGGGCGTTTGTTGAGCAGCTCGGCGTGACGATTAGCTGTTAG
- a CDS encoding gamma-glutamyl-gamma-aminobutyrate hydrolase family protein: MVKPIIAINADFRSETNDKPAFSFVTAGYYDALIEAGAVPMILPPLAEEEDLHLILDRVDGVLMVGGSDLDPRRDGWMLHPTVRPLDPRRESFDRMLARVVSERRVPVFGIGLGMQLLNVTMGGNLFLHIPEDLPNALPHKDPLDPSHRHTLELTPDSIMDRVYGDGELRVNSWHHMAIDSLAPGFEVTARCPDGVVEAIESRIPGWFAMGTQFHPEAGTASALDLRIFEEFLSGVKGEEPAEVKLVA; the protein is encoded by the coding sequence ATGGTCAAGCCGATCATCGCTATCAACGCCGATTTCCGTTCCGAGACAAACGACAAGCCCGCCTTCAGCTTCGTGACAGCCGGCTACTACGACGCCCTGATCGAGGCCGGCGCCGTGCCGATGATCCTCCCCCCGCTCGCCGAGGAGGAGGACCTGCACCTCATCCTCGACCGCGTCGACGGCGTGCTGATGGTCGGCGGTTCGGACCTCGACCCGCGGCGTGACGGCTGGATGCTGCACCCCACGGTCCGCCCGCTCGATCCCCGCCGCGAGTCGTTCGACCGCATGCTCGCCCGCGTGGTGAGCGAGCGCCGCGTGCCGGTGTTCGGCATCGGGCTCGGCATGCAGCTCTTGAACGTGACGATGGGCGGCAACCTGTTCCTCCACATCCCCGAGGACCTGCCCAACGCGCTGCCGCACAAGGACCCCCTCGACCCGTCGCACCGCCACACGCTCGAGCTCACTCCCGACTCGATCATGGACCGCGTGTACGGCGACGGCGAGCTCCGCGTCAACAGCTGGCACCACATGGCGATCGACTCGCTGGCCCCCGGCTTCGAGGTGACGGCCCGCTGCCCGGACGGCGTGGTCGAAGCGATCGAGAGCCGCATCCCGGGCTGGTTCGCCATGGGCACCCAGTTCCACCCCGAGGCCGGCACCGCCTCGGCGCTCGACCTGCGGATCTTCGAGGAGTTCCTCTCCGGCGTGAAGGGCGAAGAGCCCGCCGAAGTGAAGCTCGTCGCCTGA
- a CDS encoding phytoene desaturase family protein has product MPKDHLAGAQDHYDVVVIGAGLAGLTSANILARQGRSVLLLEQHYKLGGLATWFKRPGHHTFDISLHGFPYGMVKSCRRYWSPEIAESIVQLTGIRFDNPMFSLTTSFNRDDFTKLLIDQFQLDPNTVKEFFDTARGMNFYDDQTTTARELFDRFFPGREDVIRLLMEPITYANGSTLEDPAISYGIVFSNFMSKGVYTFEGGTDKLVGAMEQELKKSGVDIRIRSDCEQVLVEGDKVKGVVVNGRTIKCDAVVSNSNLMSTIFKLVGEEKFDRGFIDDAKNVRVNNSSTQVYIALKPDDPLDESMGDLFFTSTAPTFNTDALLSRDITSRTYSMYYPKTRPEGRPQKLIVSSTNARWEDWDLPEAEYEASKQDLCETTLDALDHYVPGVRERAVHVEASTPRTFNHYTQHMHGASFGTKFEGLAVSRALPQQIHGLYHAGSVGIIMSGWLGAMNYGVIVANEVDSTLMTGGSASTDAAERAVVADASTN; this is encoded by the coding sequence ATGCCCAAAGACCATCTCGCCGGCGCCCAGGACCACTACGACGTCGTCGTCATCGGCGCCGGGCTGGCCGGGCTCACCTCGGCCAACATCCTCGCCCGCCAGGGACGCTCCGTCCTGCTGCTCGAGCAGCACTACAAGCTCGGCGGCTTGGCCACCTGGTTCAAGCGCCCCGGGCACCACACCTTCGACATCTCTCTGCACGGCTTCCCGTACGGCATGGTCAAGAGCTGCCGCCGCTACTGGTCGCCCGAGATCGCCGAGTCGATCGTCCAGCTCACCGGCATCCGGTTCGACAACCCGATGTTCTCGCTCACCACGAGCTTCAACCGCGACGATTTCACCAAGCTGCTGATCGACCAGTTCCAGCTCGACCCGAACACGGTGAAGGAGTTCTTCGACACCGCGCGCGGGATGAACTTTTACGACGACCAGACCACGACCGCCCGCGAGCTGTTCGACCGCTTCTTCCCCGGCCGTGAGGACGTGATCCGGCTCTTGATGGAGCCGATCACCTACGCCAACGGCAGCACGCTCGAAGACCCGGCGATCAGCTACGGCATCGTCTTCTCGAACTTCATGTCGAAGGGCGTCTACACGTTCGAGGGGGGGACCGACAAGCTCGTCGGCGCGATGGAGCAAGAGCTCAAGAAGAGCGGCGTCGACATCCGCATCCGCAGCGACTGTGAGCAGGTTCTCGTTGAAGGGGACAAGGTCAAGGGCGTCGTGGTGAACGGCCGGACGATCAAGTGCGACGCCGTGGTGTCGAACTCCAACCTGATGTCGACGATCTTCAAGCTCGTGGGCGAGGAGAAGTTCGACCGTGGGTTTATCGACGACGCCAAGAACGTGCGCGTGAACAACTCCAGCACGCAGGTCTACATTGCGCTCAAGCCGGACGACCCGCTCGACGAGTCGATGGGCGACCTGTTCTTCACCAGCACGGCGCCGACGTTCAACACGGACGCGCTGCTGTCGCGCGACATCACTAGCCGCACCTACTCGATGTACTACCCCAAGACCCGCCCCGAGGGCCGGCCGCAGAAGCTGATCGTCAGCAGCACGAACGCCCGTTGGGAGGACTGGGACCTGCCCGAGGCCGAGTACGAGGCGAGCAAGCAAGACCTCTGCGAGACCACGCTCGACGCCCTCGACCACTACGTGCCGGGCGTCCGCGAGCGGGCCGTGCACGTGGAGGCCTCCACGCCGCGCACGTTCAACCACTACACGCAGCACATGCACGGGGCGAGCTTCGGCACGAAGTTCGAGGGCCTCGCCGTGAGCCGCGCCCTGCCGCAGCAGATCCACGGCCTGTACCACGCCGGCAGCGTGGGCATCATCATGTCGGGCTGGTTGGGAGCGATGAACTACGGCGTGATCGTCGCGAACGAGGTCGACAGCACGCTGATGACCGGCGGCTCGGCGAGCACCGACGCCGCGGAGCGGGCGGTCGTGGCGGATGCTTCGACGAATTAG
- a CDS encoding RNase H family protein, with the protein MHAPRPRYLLFADTSAAEDGARHWRFALHGVAGGETVTAGDAEQGADRGRLELLAAVRGLEALGQPSDVTLLSASGHVVRGVRRGLREWRNNHWRWERFGRVVPIRDCDLWRRIDRALAFHRVTCRLWRVEPGRQAGVDEAFDGARRKAAPSRVSFTRTTAARTTEAIAAAHTTAAHPAVAEPIEEPGRFDAPAILIVRPQRERRRSRFRLRERDTLTDDSARQLESIAG; encoded by the coding sequence ATGCACGCTCCCCGCCCCCGCTATTTACTGTTTGCTGACACGTCAGCCGCCGAAGACGGCGCGCGCCACTGGCGTTTTGCGCTGCACGGCGTTGCCGGCGGCGAGACGGTCACGGCCGGCGACGCCGAGCAAGGCGCCGACCGTGGGCGGCTCGAGTTGCTGGCCGCGGTGCGCGGCCTCGAGGCCCTGGGGCAGCCCTCCGATGTCACGCTGCTGTCGGCGAGCGGCCACGTGGTGCGCGGCGTGCGACGCGGCCTGCGGGAGTGGCGCAACAACCACTGGCGGTGGGAGAGGTTCGGCCGGGTTGTGCCGATCCGCGACTGCGACCTCTGGCGGCGCATCGACCGGGCGTTGGCGTTCCACAGGGTCACCTGCCGCTTGTGGCGGGTCGAGCCGGGTCGACAGGCCGGCGTGGACGAGGCGTTCGACGGCGCCCGTCGTAAGGCCGCCCCGAGTCGCGTTTCGTTCACACGCACGACGGCCGCTCGCACGACCGAGGCGATCGCGGCGGCCCACACGACGGCGGCCCACCCTGCGGTCGCCGAGCCGATCGAAGAGCCGGGCCGCTTCGACGCGCCGGCGATCTTGATCGTGCGGCCCCAACGCGAGCGGCGCCGCAGCCGCTTCCGGCTGCGAGAACGCGACACGCTCACCGACGACTCGGCCCGCCAGCTCGAATCGATCGCCGGCTGA
- a CDS encoding 3-oxoacyl-ACP synthase III: MRFRHVCLESVAHVLPEEAVTTAQIEERLAPLYERLRLPAGRLELMSGIRERRFFPAGTRPGDVSIRTANLAIEKSGLSREHFGALVHGSVCRDHLEPATACRVHHETGLPSRCDVFDVSNACLGVLTGAVQIAGMIELGHIDAGVVVGTECGRSLVEDTIASLNADESLTRSAVKDSIASLTIGSASAAMVLCHERLSQTGNRLETAWRLADTSHHTLCRSEGLSQAMRTDSERLMRAGVALGAEAFEGFLQESGWDRQQIDRTVCHQVGAAHRKMMLAEMSLDPAKDFATLEWLGNTGAAALPSAVSIAEESGAIEAGDRVALLGIGSGVNCLMIGVDWRTVRTASPTSVKQQTGVLGAAP; this comes from the coding sequence ATGCGTTTCCGCCACGTCTGCCTCGAAAGCGTCGCCCACGTCTTGCCCGAGGAGGCGGTCACGACGGCCCAGATCGAGGAGCGTCTTGCGCCGCTTTACGAGCGGCTGCGGCTGCCGGCCGGGCGGCTGGAGCTGATGTCGGGCATCCGCGAGCGGCGGTTCTTCCCGGCCGGCACGCGGCCGGGCGACGTGAGCATCCGCACCGCGAACCTGGCGATCGAGAAGAGCGGCCTCAGCCGTGAGCACTTTGGCGCGTTGGTGCACGGCTCGGTCTGCCGAGACCACTTGGAGCCCGCCACCGCTTGCCGCGTGCACCACGAGACCGGCCTGCCGAGCCGCTGCGACGTGTTCGACGTGTCGAACGCCTGCCTCGGCGTGCTCACGGGCGCGGTGCAGATCGCCGGCATGATCGAGCTGGGGCACATCGACGCCGGCGTGGTGGTCGGCACGGAGTGCGGTCGCTCGCTGGTCGAGGACACGATCGCGAGCCTCAACGCCGACGAGTCGCTCACCCGCTCGGCGGTCAAAGACTCGATCGCCTCGCTGACGATCGGCTCGGCGAGCGCGGCGATGGTGCTCTGCCACGAGCGGCTCAGCCAGACCGGCAACCGGCTCGAGACGGCCTGGAGGCTGGCCGACACGTCGCACCACACGCTCTGCCGCAGCGAGGGCCTTTCCCAAGCGATGCGGACCGACAGCGAGCGGCTGATGCGGGCCGGCGTGGCGCTCGGCGCCGAGGCGTTCGAGGGGTTCCTTCAGGAGAGCGGCTGGGACCGCCAGCAGATCGACCGCACGGTCTGCCATCAGGTCGGCGCCGCACACCGCAAGATGATGCTCGCCGAGATGTCGCTCGACCCGGCCAAAGACTTCGCCACGCTCGAGTGGCTCGGCAACACGGGCGCAGCGGCGCTGCCGTCGGCCGTGTCGATCGCCGAGGAGTCGGGCGCGATCGAGGCGGGCGACCGGGTCGCGCTGCTTGGCATCGGCTCGGGGGTGAACTGCCTGATGATCGGCGTCGATTGGCGGACCGTCCGCACGGCGTCTCCTACCTCGGTGAAGCAGCAGACCGGCGTTTTGGGCGCCGCACCGTGA
- a CDS encoding serine/threonine protein kinase — protein MDKLLDLIKRSGLIEADRLEKFLEKAAEQSGGVVPQGDKEFAQLFIDEGLLTQWQADKLLAGKHRGFMLGKYKLLGQIGKGGMSAVYLAEHIMMRRRVAIKVLPKNRVADKSYLERFQLEARAVAKLDDPNIVRAYDIDNEGDTHYIVMEYVEGRDLHQIVAQDGQLPFETAADYIAQVAGGLEHAHQMGLVHRDIKPANCLVDNHGTVKLLDMGLAKVTGDEGSLTLANEETVLGTADYLAPEQAVNSHEADARSDIYSLGCTFYFLLVGKPPFPEGTITERLLKHQTEEPEGILSRRPDCPLSLVDLIKRMMSKKAFNRPATSGEVASELKKWLSERGRSVGGATVRDDEPGVGSGILGRFSAPSSHGASSGGSSKIGPAGSQGSSAGSGSMTGDRDTKRLDGSGADTLDEDIGLAPIEDEELNKPGKKPAPASSPSKGPSPSKTKSSPSSGVLGDSRPSLTDKPGGDSSKAGQSGPPRSIFEEVYHEEEDDPIARRAARASEYDPLHPPGYVNPYNRTPAWVWVLAGVAAVVVIGLFIAMNN, from the coding sequence ATGGACAAATTGCTCGACCTGATCAAACGCAGCGGTTTGATCGAGGCCGACCGGCTCGAGAAATTTCTCGAGAAGGCTGCGGAGCAATCGGGCGGCGTCGTGCCTCAGGGCGACAAAGAGTTCGCCCAGCTCTTCATCGACGAGGGGCTCCTCACGCAGTGGCAGGCCGACAAGCTGCTGGCCGGCAAGCACCGCGGCTTCATGCTCGGCAAGTACAAGCTGCTCGGCCAAATCGGCAAGGGCGGCATGAGCGCGGTTTACTTGGCCGAGCACATCATGATGCGCCGCCGGGTGGCGATCAAGGTGCTGCCCAAGAACCGGGTGGCCGACAAGTCGTACCTCGAGCGTTTCCAGCTCGAGGCCCGCGCCGTTGCGAAGCTCGACGACCCGAACATCGTGCGGGCGTACGACATCGACAACGAGGGCGACACGCACTACATCGTCATGGAGTACGTCGAGGGCCGCGACCTGCACCAGATCGTGGCGCAAGACGGCCAGCTGCCGTTCGAGACGGCGGCCGACTACATCGCCCAAGTCGCCGGTGGGCTGGAACACGCCCACCAGATGGGCCTCGTGCACCGCGACATCAAGCCGGCCAACTGCCTGGTCGACAACCACGGCACGGTCAAGCTGCTCGACATGGGCCTAGCCAAGGTGACCGGCGACGAGGGCTCGCTCACCCTCGCGAACGAAGAGACCGTGCTCGGCACGGCCGATTACCTCGCCCCGGAGCAGGCCGTCAACAGCCACGAGGCCGACGCCCGCAGCGACATCTACAGCCTCGGCTGCACGTTCTACTTCCTGCTGGTCGGCAAGCCGCCGTTCCCCGAGGGGACGATCACCGAGCGGCTGCTCAAGCACCAAACCGAGGAGCCCGAGGGGATCCTCTCGAGAAGGCCCGACTGCCCTTTGTCGCTCGTCGACCTCATCAAGCGGATGATGTCGAAGAAGGCGTTCAACCGTCCCGCCACGTCCGGCGAGGTTGCCAGCGAGCTCAAGAAGTGGCTCTCCGAGCGCGGCCGCTCGGTCGGCGGAGCCACGGTCCGCGACGACGAGCCCGGGGTCGGCAGCGGCATCCTCGGGCGTTTTTCGGCGCCGTCGTCCCACGGCGCCAGCAGCGGTGGCTCGAGCAAGATCGGGCCCGCCGGGTCGCAGGGTTCGAGCGCCGGCAGCGGATCGATGACCGGTGACCGCGACACGAAGCGGCTCGACGGCAGCGGCGCCGACACGCTCGACGAAGACATCGGCCTCGCCCCGATCGAGGACGAGGAGCTGAACAAGCCGGGCAAGAAGCCCGCCCCGGCGTCGAGCCCCTCGAAGGGGCCCAGTCCCTCGAAGACCAAGTCATCGCCCTCGTCCGGCGTGTTGGGTGACAGCCGACCGTCGCTCACCGACAAGCCAGGCGGCGACAGCAGCAAGGCGGGCCAATCGGGCCCGCCGCGGTCGATCTTCGAGGAGGTCTACCACGAGGAAGAGGACGACCCGATCGCCCGTCGCGCGGCCCGCGCCTCGGAGTACGACCCGCTCCACCCGCCCGGCTACGTGAACCCATACAACAGAACGCCCGCTTGGGTGTGGGTCTTGGCGGGCGTGGCCGCGGTCGTTGTGATCGGTCTGTTCATCGCGATGAACAACTGA
- a CDS encoding DUF433 domain-containing protein has protein sequence MTFNRIASDPAVLDGQPCIRGQRLTVRRVLEALAVCTDRAELRKEYPELEDEDIRQALEYAASNLADRVVELG, from the coding sequence ATGACCTTCAATCGTATTGCCAGCGACCCGGCCGTGCTGGACGGGCAGCCCTGTATCCGTGGCCAGCGGCTCACGGTGCGGCGGGTGCTTGAGGCCTTGGCTGTTTGCACGGACCGTGCTGAGTTGCGCAAGGAGTACCCCGAGCTCGAAGACGAAGACATCCGTCAGGCGTTGGAGTACGCCGCTTCCAACTTGGCCGACCGCGTGGTGGAGCTCGGCTGA
- a CDS encoding HD domain-containing protein, with amino-acid sequence MPSILDIPELSLSGSTGGLVRLPPGVDAPVTPRVRQLIDTAEFRRLASISQLGLVGLIYPGARHTRFEHSLGVYNVAIEYLRQLAGDERFAAVVGPEDAELLLVASLLHDLGHWPFCHAIEDMGLPGVPEHEMFANSFLLEGEVADTLRDDWGVQPRDVLAMLSGKPSDRTGRLLRSILSGPIDVDKVDYLMRDSLHSGVPYGQNFDRSRLIGSLCVNEAGDGLAITDKGKTAAEMMVFARYVMFSEVYWHHAVRSATAMLQRAFFLTRANLDLDALFRTDEAPFVAMMNEAAGDGPAAELLGGLFGPSRRLYKRLAQYSYFEDPQLYGRLARRPYAWLARCAEEFAAVSSKALSRVVAPHEVLFDAPPAELEVEFNVEVCFPKQGVYRALGDISPMVRTLAREQFDDYVKRVRIFVHPSLAGPMRELRSLPVLLAEAIDRVG; translated from the coding sequence ATGCCTTCGATCCTCGACATCCCCGAACTCTCGCTGAGCGGCTCGACGGGCGGCTTGGTCCGCCTGCCGCCGGGGGTCGACGCTCCGGTGACGCCGCGTGTGCGGCAGTTGATCGACACGGCCGAGTTCCGCCGCCTGGCGAGCATCAGCCAGCTCGGCCTGGTGGGCCTCATCTACCCGGGCGCACGGCACACCCGTTTCGAACACTCGCTGGGCGTCTACAACGTTGCGATCGAGTACCTCCGGCAGCTCGCCGGAGACGAGCGGTTTGCGGCCGTGGTGGGTCCCGAGGACGCCGAACTGCTGCTCGTGGCCTCGCTGCTGCACGACCTGGGGCACTGGCCGTTTTGCCACGCGATCGAGGACATGGGCCTGCCCGGCGTGCCGGAGCACGAGATGTTCGCCAACAGCTTCTTGCTGGAGGGCGAGGTGGCCGACACGCTGCGCGACGACTGGGGCGTGCAGCCCCGCGACGTGCTGGCGATGCTCTCCGGCAAGCCGTCGGACCGCACCGGCAGGCTGCTGCGGTCGATCTTGTCCGGGCCGATCGACGTCGACAAAGTCGACTACCTGATGCGTGACTCGCTGCACTCGGGCGTGCCGTACGGGCAGAACTTCGACCGCTCGCGGCTGATCGGCAGCCTGTGCGTGAACGAGGCGGGCGACGGCTTGGCGATCACCGACAAGGGCAAGACCGCCGCCGAGATGATGGTGTTCGCCCGCTACGTGATGTTCAGCGAGGTTTACTGGCACCACGCGGTGCGGTCGGCCACGGCGATGCTGCAGCGGGCGTTCTTCCTGACCCGGGCGAACCTCGACCTCGACGCCTTGTTCCGCACCGACGAAGCGCCGTTTGTGGCGATGATGAACGAGGCGGCCGGCGACGGCCCGGCGGCGGAGCTGTTGGGCGGCTTGTTCGGGCCCTCCAGGCGTCTCTACAAGCGGCTCGCGCAGTACAGCTATTTCGAAGACCCGCAGCTGTACGGGCGGCTGGCCCGCCGGCCTTACGCTTGGCTCGCTCGTTGCGCCGAGGAGTTCGCCGCCGTGTCGAGCAAGGCGCTCTCGCGCGTCGTGGCGCCGCACGAGGTGCTTTTCGACGCGCCGCCCGCCGAGTTGGAGGTGGAGTTCAACGTCGAGGTCTGCTTCCCGAAGCAGGGGGTCTACCGCGCGTTGGGCGACATCTCGCCGATGGTCCGCACGCTCGCGCGTGAGCAGTTCGACGACTACGTCAAACGGGTGCGGATCTTTGTCCACCCCTCGCTGGCCGGGCCGATGCGCGAGCTCCGCTCGTTGCCCGTGCTGCTGGCCGAGGCGATCGACCGCGTCGGTTAG
- a CDS encoding acetolactate synthase, giving the protein MSIGEGDGIDTLTMRGRDYPSIRQFTVFLENRVGQLMEVVRRFEGTPVRIVALTISDSTECALVRFLLSDPEAGREILERAGLAIVESDLIGVELPAAPQPILEVCTALLRAEINITQVYPLLVRPTGRPAVALMVDNIEHALDTLATKGFAAIGEEDLKQYDQN; this is encoded by the coding sequence ATGAGTATCGGCGAGGGTGATGGCATCGACACGCTCACGATGCGGGGCCGCGATTACCCGTCAATCCGTCAGTTTACGGTCTTCCTCGAGAACCGAGTCGGCCAGCTGATGGAGGTGGTCCGCCGTTTCGAGGGCACGCCGGTGCGGATCGTGGCGCTGACGATCTCGGACTCGACCGAGTGCGCCTTGGTGCGGTTCCTGCTGAGCGACCCCGAGGCGGGTCGCGAGATCCTCGAGCGGGCCGGCCTAGCGATCGTCGAGAGCGACCTGATAGGCGTCGAACTGCCCGCCGCTCCGCAGCCGATTCTTGAGGTCTGCACCGCCTTGCTGCGGGCCGAGATCAACATCACACAGGTCTACCCGCTGCTGGTGAGGCCGACCGGCCGGCCGGCGGTGGCGCTCATGGTTGACAACATCGAGCACGCGCTCGACACGCTCGCCACGAAGGGTTTCGCGGCCATCGGCGAGGAAGACCTCAAGCAGTACGACCAGAACTGA
- a CDS encoding enoyl-ACP reductase FabI, with the protein MPNDFLQLAGKTVLVAGVANRKSVAWHVARQLMEADCRVLFSVRSPERQEQVGKLVAKAGGSADDVLVCDVEHEDQITRLADEIAARGVKLDGLLHSIAMADYEDGLRPFHETSKRAFLRTVEISCHSLMALASALKPSFSDDASVVTVSISTTTMASENYGYMAPVKAALDSSVVFLAKSFSRDSRVRFNAVGPSLLKTSASAGIPGYVDSYLYAEQATLRGEALRTDEAASTAVFLLSPRSSGINGQKLVVDAGMGANYFDESLVRAVVERGSDAAEN; encoded by the coding sequence ATGCCCAACGATTTTCTGCAACTCGCCGGCAAAACCGTCCTCGTGGCCGGGGTCGCCAACCGCAAGAGCGTCGCCTGGCACGTCGCCCGCCAGCTCATGGAGGCCGACTGCCGGGTGCTCTTCTCGGTGCGCAGCCCCGAGCGGCAGGAGCAGGTTGGCAAACTCGTCGCCAAGGCGGGCGGCTCGGCCGACGACGTGCTGGTGTGCGATGTGGAGCACGAGGACCAGATCACCCGGCTCGCCGATGAGATCGCCGCACGCGGCGTGAAGCTCGACGGGCTGCTGCACTCGATCGCGATGGCCGACTACGAGGACGGCCTCAGGCCGTTCCACGAGACGAGCAAGCGGGCCTTCCTCCGCACGGTGGAGATCTCTTGCCACTCGCTCATGGCGCTGGCGAGCGCCCTGAAGCCGTCTTTCTCGGACGACGCCTCGGTCGTCACGGTGTCGATCTCGACCACCACCATGGCGAGCGAGAACTACGGCTACATGGCCCCAGTGAAAGCGGCCTTGGACTCGTCCGTGGTGTTCCTCGCCAAGAGCTTCAGCCGCGACAGCCGGGTGCGGTTCAACGCGGTGGGGCCGAGCCTGCTGAAGACGAGCGCCTCGGCCGGCATCCCCGGCTACGTCGACTCGTACCTGTACGCCGAGCAGGCCACACTGCGGGGCGAAGCTTTGAGGACCGACGAGGCGGCCTCAACGGCGGTCTTTTTGCTCAGCCCGCGGTCGTCCGGGATCAACGGCCAGAAGCTGGTCGTCGACGCGGGAATGGGCGCCAATTACTTCGACGAATCGCTCGTCAGGGCGGTGGTGGAACGCGGTTCCGACGCCGCGGAGAATTGA
- a CDS encoding acyl-CoA thioesterase gives MPQEHTFDLEVRYYETDGQGVVHHSNYFRYFELARVELLKQVGHDYADLERDGYMLVVSKIDCRYRSPARYGDLLRIHIRTTRARGARIDHEYRIACGERLIAEGHSTIACIGRDGLVQRIPEILELDEK, from the coding sequence ATGCCGCAAGAACACACTTTCGACCTCGAGGTCCGCTACTACGAGACCGACGGCCAAGGCGTCGTCCACCACTCGAATTACTTCCGCTACTTCGAGCTGGCGCGGGTCGAGCTGCTCAAGCAGGTGGGCCACGACTACGCCGACCTGGAGCGCGACGGCTACATGCTGGTGGTGAGCAAGATCGACTGCCGCTACCGCTCGCCGGCCCGCTACGGCGACCTGCTCCGCATCCACATCCGCACCACCCGCGCCCGCGGCGCGCGGATCGACCACGAGTACCGCATCGCCTGCGGCGAGCGGCTCATCGCCGAGGGCCACAGCACGATCGCCTGCATCGGTCGCGACGGCCTCGTGCAGCGTATCCCGGAGATCCTCGAACTCGACGAAAAGTAA
- a CDS encoding 3-hydroxyacyl-ACP dehydratase FabZ family protein, producing the protein MSLEAIKAAIPHREPFLLIDEVVEQGESSITCRKRFTGEEFWYAGHYPDFPITPGVILCEASMQAGAVLLSGMVEDADGKVPVATRANNVQFRDMVQPGDTVRIEVELTERLSEAFFMKAKVTNETRGKLACRFDFACTLAAKT; encoded by the coding sequence ATGTCTCTAGAAGCGATCAAAGCCGCCATCCCGCACCGCGAGCCGTTCCTCTTGATCGACGAGGTTGTCGAGCAGGGCGAATCCTCGATCACCTGCCGCAAGCGGTTCACCGGCGAGGAGTTCTGGTACGCGGGCCATTACCCCGACTTCCCGATCACGCCGGGCGTGATCCTCTGCGAGGCGAGCATGCAGGCGGGCGCCGTGCTGCTCTCGGGGATGGTCGAAGACGCCGACGGCAAAGTCCCCGTCGCCACGCGGGCTAACAACGTGCAGTTCCGCGACATGGTCCAGCCGGGCGACACGGTGCGCATCGAGGTGGAGCTCACCGAACGGCTCAGCGAGGCGTTCTTCATGAAGGCCAAGGTGACGAACGAGACTCGCGGCAAGTTGGCTTGCCGGTTTGATTTTGCTTGCACGCTGGCGGCGAAGACATAG
- a CDS encoding DUF5615 family PIN-like protein — MKLLLDQGLPRSTVAVLAECGVDAEHVGELGMAAASDAEILEAAIVRDAVVVSLDSDFHTLLALSSATRPSVIRIRIEGLKSPELAEHLLRVLAAIAEELERGAVASVTESQIRVRTLPIGAKPR; from the coding sequence ATGAAGTTGCTGCTCGACCAAGGTTTGCCGCGTTCGACGGTCGCTGTGCTTGCCGAGTGTGGCGTCGATGCCGAGCACGTTGGCGAGCTGGGGATGGCGGCCGCGAGCGATGCGGAAATCCTCGAAGCAGCGATCGTTCGAGACGCGGTCGTGGTGTCGCTTGATTCGGATTTTCATACGCTGCTCGCTCTCAGTAGCGCTACAAGACCAAGCGTGATACGCATTCGCATCGAAGGGTTGAAATCGCCCGAGTTGGCAGAGCACCTGCTGCGTGTGCTTGCGGCGATCGCTGAAGAGCTTGAGCGAGGTGCGGTGGCGTCGGTGACCGAAAGCCAGATTCGTGTCCGCACTCTCCCGATAGGCGCCAAGCCTAGGTAA